TGGGAAGGTCAGCGCGAGAGCGACAACGTCGAGGACCGGCGCGGAGAGGGCCTGTCCGCCCGAGGTGGCTCGGGTCTGGGCGGCCTGGCCGGCGGCAGGGGGCTGAGTCTCGGCGGCGTGGTGCTGGCCTTGTTGCTGTCCTGGGCCCTGGGCATCAATCCCATGACCTTGCTGGGCCTGGCGCAGACCGGCGGCTCGGAACCAGCTCCGGCCGCCCGCCACGCACCTGCCGGGCCACCGGCCCAGGACGCCGGCGCGCGCTTTGTGCGCACCGTGCTGGCCGATACCGAGGATGTCTGGGACGCGTATTTCGCACGCAGCCAGCAGCGCTACGAGAGGCCCAAGCTGGTGCTGTTCAGCGGGCGCTCCGAGACGGGCTGCGGCACGGGCGAGGCGGCCATGGGGCCGTTTTACTGCCCGGCCGACCGCAAGGTCTACATCGATCTGAGCTTTTACGACACCTTGCGAGACCGTCTGGGCGCGCCCGGCGACTTTGCGCAGGCCTATGTCATCGCCCATGAGGTCGGCCACCATCTGCAGAAGCTGCTGGGCACCAGCGACAAGATGGACCAGGCGCGCCGGCGCGTCAGCGAGCGCGACTACCGCGCCCTGAGCGTGCGCCTGGAACTGCAGGCCGACTGCTATGCCGGGGTTTGGGCCCACCATTCCCAGCGCAGCAAGGCCTGGCTGGAGCAGGGCGACATCGAGGAGGCCCTGAACGCCGCCGCACAGATCGGTGACGACACCCTGCAGCGGCGCTCACAGGGCACGGTGGTGCCGGAGAGCTTCACCCACGGCAGCAGCGAGCAGCGCGTGCGCTGGTTCAAGCGCGGCCTCGAAGCGGGCGAGCTGCGCGCCTGCGACACCTTCAAGGCCGGCGCACTCTGAGCCGGGCCGGGCTCAGTCCAGGGCCACAAAGGGGTGGCGAGCGGCGATGGCCGCCACCGTGCCGTCACGTTTCATGCCGTCCCAGGCTTTCAGCAGCTGGTTGTGCAAAGCCTCGCCGCTGCTTCGGCTCAGGGCCATGAAGAGCGGGGTCTCGGACAGCTTCACCAGGGGCTCGATCTGCTTGTAGTCGTAGCCAAACTGCCCGGTCACTGTGGCCGCCACCGTGCTGTTCAAGGCGACCAGGTCATCGCGCTGGATGAAGAGCTTGCGCAGCATGGCGGCGTGGTCGGGGCTTCGGTCCAGCTGCTTGCCCAGCTCGAAGCCATGGGCCAGCAGGTCGCGCTCGGCCGCATCTTCACGCACCACGGCGATGCGGTAGGCCTTGGCCGCCTCCAGCGTGGGCACTTGCACATCGGTGCGACTGCGCAGGCGGTAGAGGTAGACCCGGCGCGCGGCGGTGGGCCCCAACCACAAAAAGCTGGTCTCGCGCTCCGCCAAGCGGGCCATGCTGACCACCAGCACCCGCGGTTGTGACTGCGCGCGTTGGTAGATCCGTGTCCAGGAGTTGAACTCGGCCCGGTAGCCGAGGCCTGCCCGCTTGAGCAACTCCTGCATCAGCTCCACCGCATAGCCCGCCGGCTGCCCGCTCGGGTCTTCGTAGGAGAAGGGCGGGACGGGTTCAAGCAGGACGGTCAGGGGCTCGGCATTGAGGGGGTTCGGCGTCTGTGCCGGCGCCGTGCCAGCCATGATCAAGCCGAGGCCCAGGAGCAGAGTTTTCAACAACACAAGACGGGAACTTCTCATCGATCGGAGCCTCTCCAGCGATGGGACCGGCTGGGCGGCCTCGACGCTCGTTCGGGGGGGCGAATAGTCCTATTGGGCCAGAAAGCCGTCCGGTGAAGCGGTCACGCGGCACATCAAGCCTTGATTTTGTGAGTAAAACCCCCGCCGACCCCCCGAATTGAGGGCTCGGCCGACATCCATCCTCGGGCCTGCTTCCTCTACGATAGCGCCAGAGAAGGCTGGACAGTCCAGAGTCCGGCCGATCATGCCGTCTGCGACACTTCAGTTCTCGCACGACGGACAGGGTGAGCAGCCCAACTGTCGGCCCGCGAGCATTCCGCAAGCGCCGCACTGAAACAGAGGCAAGAACGTGAACAAGATCGAAAACCAGCAGCCATCGAGCTCCGCCCCCCAAGAGACCAGCGCCGTCGCGGCCCCGGTGGCCTCGGGCAGCCGCCGTCGTCTGCTGCGCGGTGGCCTGGTGGCTGCCCCGACCTTGTTGGCGCTGACCACGACTCCCGTGCTGGCCTGCAATTGCAAGCTGCCCTCGGGCTTCACCGCATCGGGCAATTTCAGCC
This region of Paucibacter aquatile genomic DNA includes:
- the ypfJ gene encoding KPN_02809 family neutral zinc metallopeptidase; the encoded protein is MKWEGQRESDNVEDRRGEGLSARGGSGLGGLAGGRGLSLGGVVLALLLSWALGINPMTLLGLAQTGGSEPAPAARHAPAGPPAQDAGARFVRTVLADTEDVWDAYFARSQQRYERPKLVLFSGRSETGCGTGEAAMGPFYCPADRKVYIDLSFYDTLRDRLGAPGDFAQAYVIAHEVGHHLQKLLGTSDKMDQARRRVSERDYRALSVRLELQADCYAGVWAHHSQRSKAWLEQGDIEEALNAAAQIGDDTLQRRSQGTVVPESFTHGSSEQRVRWFKRGLEAGELRACDTFKAGAL
- a CDS encoding substrate-binding periplasmic protein — protein: MKTLLLGLGLIMAGTAPAQTPNPLNAEPLTVLLEPVPPFSYEDPSGQPAGYAVELMQELLKRAGLGYRAEFNSWTRIYQRAQSQPRVLVVSMARLAERETSFLWLGPTAARRVYLYRLRSRTDVQVPTLEAAKAYRIAVVREDAAERDLLAHGFELGKQLDRSPDHAAMLRKLFIQRDDLVALNSTVAATVTGQFGYDYKQIEPLVKLSETPLFMALSRSSGEALHNQLLKAWDGMKRDGTVAAIAARHPFVALD